In Luteitalea sp. TBR-22, one genomic interval encodes:
- a CDS encoding ABC transporter permease translates to MFHNLRQLVRYRALIQSLVTRELKARYRGSVLGFFWSFINPLLLLVVYSFVFTVVLPGTHPPEIEPYALFMFCGILPWTWFSSSLTEAANSLMSGGNLIKKVLFPAEILPIVSVLSNMMHFFFGLPILVAFLIWFRPTITIVEVLWFPVVVAVQLLFTLGLSLLLAALTVHFRDIKDILSNLLTLWFFATPIIYPMHLAPGTISKAVLNANPMSHFAVSYQEILFYEGPFGHWRWLLAIAFGSALLFLLGYFLFDRLRDSFAEEV, encoded by the coding sequence ATGTTCCATAACCTCCGCCAGCTGGTGCGCTATCGCGCCCTGATCCAGAGCCTCGTCACCCGCGAGCTCAAGGCGCGCTACCGCGGCAGCGTCCTCGGCTTCTTCTGGTCGTTCATCAACCCGCTGCTGTTGCTGGTGGTGTACTCGTTCGTCTTCACGGTGGTGCTGCCGGGCACGCACCCGCCGGAGATCGAGCCGTACGCGCTCTTCATGTTCTGCGGCATCCTGCCGTGGACGTGGTTCTCCTCGTCGCTCACCGAGGCCGCCAACAGCCTCATGTCCGGCGGCAACCTGATCAAGAAGGTGCTGTTCCCGGCCGAGATCCTGCCGATCGTCTCGGTGCTGTCGAACATGATGCACTTCTTCTTCGGCCTGCCGATCCTCGTCGCGTTCCTGATCTGGTTCCGTCCGACGATCACCATCGTCGAGGTGCTGTGGTTCCCGGTGGTGGTGGCGGTGCAGTTGCTGTTCACGCTCGGCCTGAGCCTGCTGCTCGCGGCGCTGACCGTGCACTTCCGCGACATCAAGGACATCCTCAGCAACCTGCTGACGCTCTGGTTCTTCGCCACGCCGATCATCTACCCGATGCACCTGGCGCCCGGCACGATCAGCAAGGCCGTGCTCAACGCCAACCCGATGTCGCACTTCGCCGTCTCCTACCAGGAGATCCTGTTCTACGAGGGGCCCTTCGGCCACTGGCGCTGGCTGCTCGCCATCGCGTTTGGATCGGCACTCCTGTTCCTGCTCGGCTACTTCCTGTTCGACCGGCTGCGCGACTCGTTCGCCGAGGAGGTGTGA
- the dusB gene encoding tRNA dihydrouridine synthase DusB, with product MAVDLQVGRRSAEGTPSPVATPKIGTITLDAPAGVAPMAGMTDTAFRRLIKRQGGCGLVVTEMVSSEGLVRGIDRTLEFAEYTEEERPVSIQIFGGDPAKMADAARVVEGMGADIVDINMGCPVPKISKHNAGCSLMRDPRHAASIVEAMARAVKIPVTVKMRAGWTEAEINAPTLAKMVEDAGAAAVTVHGRTAKQAYTGSSDWSLIAHVAEQVSIPVFGSGDCVEPEHVIDRLRSGPEGVLVGRGVLRNPWILAQAADIAAGRAPRVVTMRDRGQFLLDYIQLLLNERIDEAEGFRHTAPGTLEEDLSPADARAAALRAPKRGRERWVVNKIRALNGWYSKGYEGGAEFRASVNRAESIGEVRDLIAQFFFA from the coding sequence GTGGCTGTCGACCTTCAGGTCGGCAGGCGCTCCGCTGAGGGCACGCCATCACCGGTCGCCACGCCGAAGATCGGCACGATCACGCTCGACGCGCCCGCGGGCGTCGCGCCGATGGCCGGGATGACCGACACGGCATTCCGTCGGCTGATCAAGCGACAGGGCGGCTGCGGCCTCGTGGTCACCGAGATGGTGAGCTCCGAGGGCCTGGTCCGCGGCATCGACCGCACCCTCGAGTTCGCCGAGTACACCGAGGAAGAACGTCCCGTCTCCATCCAGATCTTCGGGGGTGATCCCGCGAAGATGGCCGACGCCGCCCGCGTCGTCGAGGGCATGGGCGCCGACATCGTCGACATCAACATGGGCTGCCCGGTGCCGAAGATCTCCAAGCACAACGCCGGGTGCTCGCTGATGCGCGATCCGCGTCACGCCGCGTCGATCGTCGAGGCGATGGCTCGCGCCGTGAAGATTCCGGTCACCGTCAAGATGCGCGCCGGCTGGACCGAGGCCGAGATCAACGCGCCGACGCTCGCGAAGATGGTGGAAGACGCCGGCGCGGCCGCCGTCACCGTGCATGGCCGCACCGCGAAGCAGGCCTACACGGGAAGCTCGGACTGGTCCTTGATCGCGCACGTCGCAGAGCAGGTGTCGATTCCGGTGTTCGGCAGCGGCGACTGCGTCGAGCCCGAACACGTCATCGATCGCTTGCGCAGCGGGCCCGAAGGCGTGCTCGTCGGGCGCGGCGTGCTGCGCAATCCGTGGATCCTCGCGCAGGCGGCCGACATCGCCGCCGGTCGCGCGCCGCGCGTCGTCACCATGCGCGATCGCGGCCAGTTCCTCCTCGACTACATCCAGTTGCTGCTCAACGAGCGCATCGACGAGGCCGAGGGCTTCCGGCACACCGCGCCGGGCACGCTCGAGGAGGACCTCTCGCCGGCCGACGCGCGCGCCGCGGCGCTCCGCGCCCCCAAGCGCGGGCGGGAACGCTGGGTGGTGAACAAGATCCGCGCGCTCAACGGCTGGTACTCGAAGGGGTACGAAGGGGGCGCCGAGTTCCGCGCCAGCGTCAACCGCGCCGAGTCGATCGGCGAGGTGCGCGACCTCATCGCGCAGTTCTTCTTCGCGTAG
- a CDS encoding ABC transporter ATP-binding protein has product MASSTHAPALAIRADNVTKIYRRFAHKRQFATLKSAILTGSLVRDLRPDETFRALDGVSFDVQAGRTYGIIGRNGSGKSTMLKCVAGIAKPTTGKVTVNGRISALIELGAGFHPEISGRENVFINGIMLGLSKAEIGRRFDEIVEFAELAPFIDAPVKTYSSGMYMRLGFAVAVHVDPDVLLVDEVLAVGDEGFAHKCLDKFAEFRRRGKTILLVTHSLGLVERFCDEALWLDKGKVKAVGDPKRVVDAYVTEVEESEEAFLASQDAKARARVDLGAGSSVPSEQGDASQPGVTAGDVEAPADMFKAEAGRWGSGDIEITSVELVGQDGRPGHVFHSGEAMTIRLHLKAKAAVKDFVFGIGLFNADGVCIYGTNTNIEEMSAQEFAGEGRADFVIEELALTEGTYKLDLAVHKLDGFPYDYHRQLYTFRVKSSIKDVGFFRPRHTWQFSPSVRLKQLQGPEGWRPHMKDDDAG; this is encoded by the coding sequence ATGGCCAGCAGCACGCACGCCCCGGCGCTGGCAATCCGCGCCGACAACGTCACGAAGATCTACCGTCGCTTCGCGCACAAGCGGCAGTTCGCGACGCTCAAGAGCGCCATCCTCACCGGCAGCCTGGTGCGCGACCTCCGCCCCGACGAGACGTTCCGCGCCCTCGACGGCGTGTCGTTCGACGTGCAGGCCGGACGCACGTACGGCATCATCGGGCGCAACGGCAGCGGCAAGAGCACGATGCTCAAGTGCGTGGCCGGCATCGCCAAGCCGACCACCGGCAAGGTGACGGTCAACGGCCGCATCTCCGCGCTCATCGAGCTCGGCGCCGGATTCCACCCCGAGATCTCCGGGCGCGAGAACGTCTTCATCAACGGCATCATGCTCGGCCTGTCGAAGGCCGAGATCGGACGCCGCTTCGACGAGATCGTCGAGTTCGCCGAGCTCGCGCCGTTCATCGACGCGCCGGTCAAGACCTACTCGTCGGGCATGTACATGCGCCTCGGGTTCGCCGTCGCGGTGCACGTCGACCCCGACGTGCTGCTCGTCGACGAGGTGCTCGCCGTCGGCGACGAGGGCTTCGCCCACAAGTGCCTCGACAAGTTCGCGGAGTTCCGGCGCCGCGGCAAGACCATCCTGCTCGTCACGCACTCGCTCGGGCTCGTGGAGCGCTTCTGCGACGAGGCCCTCTGGCTCGACAAGGGCAAGGTCAAGGCCGTCGGCGACCCCAAGCGCGTCGTCGATGCGTACGTGACCGAGGTGGAGGAGAGCGAGGAGGCGTTCCTCGCGTCGCAGGACGCCAAGGCGCGCGCGCGCGTCGATCTCGGGGCCGGCAGTTCCGTGCCGTCGGAACAGGGCGACGCGTCGCAGCCGGGCGTCACCGCCGGCGACGTGGAAGCGCCAGCCGACATGTTCAAGGCCGAGGCGGGCCGCTGGGGATCGGGCGACATCGAGATCACCAGCGTCGAACTCGTCGGGCAGGACGGCAGGCCCGGCCACGTCTTCCACTCGGGGGAGGCGATGACCATCCGCCTCCACCTGAAGGCGAAGGCGGCCGTGAAGGACTTCGTGTTCGGCATCGGCCTGTTCAACGCCGATGGCGTGTGCATCTACGGCACCAACACGAACATCGAGGAGATGTCGGCGCAGGAGTTCGCCGGCGAGGGCCGGGCCGACTTCGTGATCGAGGAACTGGCCCTCACCGAGGGGACCTACAAGCTCGATCTCGCCGTCCACAAGCTCGACGGCTTCCCGTACGACTACCACCGGCAGCTGTACACCTTCCGCGTCAAGTCGTCGATCAAGGACGTGGGCTTCTTCCGCCCCCGCCACACCTGGCAGTTCAGCCCCTCGGTCCGCCTGAAGCAGTTGCAGGGGCCAGAGGGCTGGCGACCGCACATGAAGGACGATGACGCGGGTTGA
- a CDS encoding peptidyl-prolyl cis-trans isomerase: MMRMNLRTFVALGLAVGLSMAGLRAEVIEQVLVKINGEILTKTDIEQLQVAALRANNPNVSAADLQNDQALRKMLDEVTPRVIVNAIDEMLLVQRGKELGLKMSDEQFNGILANIRKENKLDTEEKFQAALKQEGLTIPGLRKAFEKQMLINRVQQQDVYSRISISEEESRAYYDLHKEEFLTNESVTLREIFVRAAQTAPAEGPAAAKAAMDAAREKVVQIRQRVAKEDFAAVAGEVSDAASKANGGLIGPLSADELNPDIQKVLSTMKVGQVTEPLDAGNGYRLLKLDARIPKKQATFEEARDQIADKVFNQRRAGEVLKYLDRLRSQAIIEWKSASLKQAFEVGVKEAEKAIAEAAKAGEAGAAPKPGTNQ; this comes from the coding sequence ATGATGCGAATGAACTTGCGGACGTTCGTGGCCCTCGGCCTGGCAGTGGGACTCTCGATGGCCGGCCTGCGGGCCGAGGTGATCGAGCAGGTGCTCGTCAAGATCAACGGCGAGATCCTCACAAAGACCGACATCGAGCAACTGCAGGTCGCCGCACTGCGCGCCAACAACCCGAACGTCTCGGCCGCCGACCTGCAGAACGATCAGGCGCTCCGCAAGATGCTCGACGAGGTGACGCCGCGCGTCATCGTCAACGCCATCGACGAGATGCTGCTCGTGCAGCGCGGCAAGGAGCTCGGGCTCAAGATGAGCGACGAGCAGTTCAACGGCATCCTTGCCAACATCCGCAAGGAGAACAAGCTCGACACCGAGGAGAAGTTCCAGGCCGCGCTGAAGCAGGAAGGCCTGACGATCCCGGGGCTGCGCAAGGCGTTCGAGAAGCAGATGCTGATCAACCGCGTGCAGCAGCAGGACGTCTACTCGCGGATCAGCATCTCTGAAGAGGAATCGCGCGCGTATTACGACCTGCACAAGGAGGAGTTCCTCACCAACGAGTCGGTGACGTTGCGCGAGATCTTCGTGCGCGCCGCGCAGACCGCGCCTGCCGAGGGTCCTGCCGCCGCCAAGGCCGCCATGGACGCGGCCCGCGAGAAGGTCGTGCAGATTCGCCAGCGCGTCGCCAAGGAGGACTTCGCGGCCGTTGCCGGTGAGGTCTCCGACGCCGCGTCGAAGGCCAACGGCGGCCTGATCGGGCCGCTCAGCGCCGACGAACTCAATCCCGACATCCAGAAGGTCCTCTCGACGATGAAGGTCGGGCAGGTCACCGAGCCACTCGACGCCGGCAATGGCTACCGCCTGCTCAAGCTCGATGCGCGCATCCCGAAGAAGCAGGCCACCTTCGAGGAAGCGCGCGACCAGATCGCCGACAAGGTCTTCAACCAGCGTCGCGCTGGCGAGGTGCTCAAGTACCTCGATCGGCTGCGGTCGCAGGCGATCATCGAGTGGAAGAGCGCGTCGCTGAAGCAGGCGTTCGAGGTCGGCGTCAAGGAAGCGGAGAAGGCGATTGCCGAGGCCGCCAAGGCGGGCGAGGCCGGCGCCGCTCCCAAGCCCGGCACCAACCAGTGA
- a CDS encoding DUF5612 domain-containing protein, whose product MQEQVSQLALVLTTRSGPGVLHEVSGVIAAHLGDITTFTIVEHGQDQTRLLLEVAVPDGAALLAALEAANAVMSVERVATFQHVFGKRVIIMGGGAQVGQVAIGAIAEADRHNIRGEKISVDTIPLVGEQPLAEAVRAVSRLPRARVLVLAGSLMGGEIEKAVREVRAQGLTVISLNMAGSVPDASDLVVTDPVQAGVMAVMAIADTARFTIDRLSKRVF is encoded by the coding sequence GTGCAGGAACAGGTCTCACAGCTGGCCCTTGTTTTGACGACGCGCAGTGGCCCCGGGGTGTTGCACGAGGTCAGCGGGGTCATCGCCGCCCACCTCGGCGACATCACCACCTTCACCATCGTCGAGCACGGGCAGGATCAGACGCGGCTGTTGCTCGAGGTGGCGGTGCCCGACGGTGCCGCCCTGCTGGCGGCGCTCGAGGCGGCCAACGCGGTGATGTCGGTCGAGCGCGTGGCCACCTTCCAGCACGTGTTCGGCAAGCGCGTGATCATCATGGGCGGCGGGGCGCAGGTGGGCCAGGTGGCGATCGGGGCCATTGCGGAAGCCGACCGCCACAACATCCGCGGCGAGAAGATCTCGGTCGACACCATTCCGCTCGTCGGCGAGCAGCCGCTGGCCGAGGCAGTGCGCGCCGTATCGCGGCTGCCGCGGGCCCGTGTGCTGGTGCTCGCGGGGTCGCTGATGGGCGGCGAGATCGAGAAGGCAGTGCGCGAGGTGCGGGCCCAGGGCCTCACGGTGATCAGCCTGAACATGGCCGGCAGCGTGCCCGACGCGAGCGACCTGGTGGTGACCGACCCGGTGCAAGCCGGGGTGATGGCGGTGATGGCGATCGCGGACACGGCGCGGTTCACGATCGACAGGCTGAGCAAGCGGGTGTTTTGA
- the mfd gene encoding transcription-repair coupling factor, with product MSGTSASSLSLRHLLKDAAAATGLAAPATRLSGLTPAGKAFAVAAAAQTTPAVVIVPADRDIEPFIADARFFLGSLEGLSGNALDRGVLPLPSLEVDPYRGLLPHFDVASARARAFHALATGQARVVVASAAALLPRLPDPATLVAASLELKQGDEIDLMDLADVLVKAGFTREDPVDQHGEFSVRGNVVDIFPAGDRLPVRLEFIGDTIESIRQFDPATQRSVAALDRVTIAPVREIADTLEAREADRPATFFTYLGRTPRLRLFVSEFDKVREAGDRKFTALLDSYQDALARDERPLPPGRLMLPWPDVMSMLPSASKLETFAADPVIGDDAMPDVPTPSSASAHSERYVSCQPAPTFHGRVPDWVAELRKGREIGETAVLVAETAGRAERVIEILRDYGVVAVDISRAEVTSGSALLVTTGQLSQGFRLPAAKLRLFAETDIFDEERVGTQRRASAAKAFLSDFRDLKVGDLVVHVDNGIGVFVGLKQINVGHETREFMELRYAGDDKLFVPVDRLDLVQKFSGSGRPTLDRLGGATWEKAKARVKKAMRDMADELLKLYAARKAVHGHAFPPDTHWQEEFELAFPYELTPDQANAVIDIKRDMESPTPMDRLLCGDVGFGKTEVAMRAAFKAVMDGKQVAVLAPTTVLALQHLKTLRTRFAAFPVRIDMVSRFRTKAEQAESLKNLREGKLDILVGTHRLLAKDVEFRDLGLLIVDEEQRFGVTHKERIKQMRKKVDVLTMSATPIPRTLNMSLVGIRDMSVIETAPHDRQAVQTAVLPFDPQIIGAAIAKELERGGQVYFVHNRVESIHSMAGLLQRVAPDARIGIGHGQMGEEALEKVMVDFIERRYDILLATTIIENGLDIPNANTMIINRADRYGLGQLYQLRGRVGRSDRRAYAYLLIPPVDSLSEVARKRLAAIKEFSALGSGFRIAALDLEIRGAGNLLGGEQSGHIEAIGFEMYTKLLEETIRELKGEDLEDDRRATVNLGVEFRIDEGYIPDTNQRLGIYRQVAQARTDADIDKVLDDVRDRYGPVPESVLSLADHARIRVMADHLKLDAIEREGKTIVFKFRDGARVEPQRVMAVVNRRVDLRVVPPGHLKLDLAPPEIAPSLGRAASPFDSAQGKPTGPPAAPIPGRPGGPLVRRSLGGGGTTHGPVAKGRGPSWWTVRATAGEVAPGFTKAEVLKPMPEDPRAPDGLFARIVGVMKELSDDLR from the coding sequence ATGTCCGGAACCTCTGCCTCCTCGCTCTCGCTTCGCCACCTGCTGAAGGACGCGGCCGCCGCCACCGGCCTGGCGGCGCCGGCGACCCGCCTGTCCGGGCTGACCCCCGCCGGCAAGGCCTTCGCCGTTGCGGCCGCCGCGCAGACCACGCCGGCCGTCGTCATCGTGCCCGCCGACCGCGACATCGAGCCGTTCATCGCCGACGCTCGCTTCTTCCTGGGCAGCCTGGAAGGGCTGAGCGGCAACGCGCTCGACCGCGGCGTGCTGCCGCTCCCGTCCCTGGAAGTCGACCCCTACCGCGGGCTGCTGCCGCATTTCGACGTCGCCTCGGCGCGCGCGAGGGCGTTCCATGCCCTCGCTACCGGGCAGGCCCGCGTTGTCGTCGCCTCGGCTGCCGCGCTGCTGCCGCGCCTTCCGGACCCGGCGACCCTCGTCGCGGCCTCGCTGGAACTGAAGCAGGGCGACGAGATCGACCTGATGGACCTGGCCGACGTCCTCGTCAAGGCCGGGTTCACCCGCGAGGACCCCGTCGACCAGCACGGCGAGTTCTCCGTCCGCGGCAACGTCGTCGACATCTTCCCGGCGGGGGACCGCCTGCCGGTGCGCCTCGAGTTCATCGGCGACACGATCGAGTCGATCCGGCAGTTCGATCCGGCGACGCAGCGGTCGGTGGCCGCCCTCGACCGCGTCACCATCGCGCCGGTGCGTGAGATTGCCGACACCCTGGAGGCCCGCGAAGCCGACCGCCCCGCGACGTTCTTCACGTACCTCGGCCGCACGCCCCGGCTGCGGCTGTTCGTCTCGGAGTTCGACAAGGTGCGCGAGGCGGGGGACCGGAAGTTCACGGCGCTCCTCGACAGCTACCAGGACGCGCTGGCGCGCGACGAGCGTCCGCTGCCGCCCGGTCGCCTCATGCTGCCGTGGCCCGACGTCATGTCGATGCTGCCGTCGGCCTCAAAGCTCGAGACGTTCGCCGCCGACCCGGTGATCGGCGACGACGCGATGCCGGACGTCCCCACCCCGTCGTCTGCGTCTGCCCACTCCGAACGCTACGTCTCCTGCCAGCCCGCGCCGACCTTCCACGGCCGCGTGCCCGATTGGGTGGCGGAGCTGCGCAAGGGGCGCGAGATCGGCGAGACGGCGGTGCTGGTCGCCGAAACGGCGGGTCGCGCCGAGCGCGTCATCGAGATCCTGCGCGACTACGGCGTCGTCGCCGTGGACATCAGCCGCGCCGAGGTCACCTCGGGCAGCGCGTTGCTGGTCACCACCGGCCAGCTTTCACAGGGCTTCCGCCTGCCGGCCGCGAAGCTGCGCCTGTTTGCCGAGACCGACATCTTCGACGAGGAGCGCGTCGGCACGCAGCGCCGCGCGTCGGCGGCCAAGGCGTTCCTCTCCGACTTCCGCGACCTGAAGGTCGGCGATCTCGTCGTCCACGTCGACAACGGCATCGGCGTGTTCGTCGGCCTGAAGCAGATCAACGTCGGGCACGAGACGCGCGAGTTCATGGAGCTGCGCTACGCCGGCGACGACAAGTTGTTCGTCCCGGTGGACCGGCTCGACCTCGTGCAGAAGTTCTCGGGCAGCGGCCGGCCGACGCTCGATCGGCTCGGCGGCGCCACGTGGGAGAAGGCCAAGGCGCGCGTCAAGAAGGCGATGCGCGACATGGCCGACGAGCTGCTCAAGCTCTACGCCGCGCGCAAGGCCGTGCACGGGCACGCGTTCCCGCCAGACACGCACTGGCAGGAGGAGTTCGAGCTCGCGTTCCCGTACGAGCTCACGCCCGACCAGGCCAACGCCGTCATCGACATCAAGCGCGACATGGAGTCGCCGACGCCGATGGACCGGCTGCTGTGTGGCGACGTCGGCTTCGGCAAGACCGAGGTCGCGATGCGCGCTGCCTTCAAGGCGGTCATGGACGGCAAGCAGGTGGCCGTGCTCGCGCCGACCACCGTGCTGGCGCTGCAGCACCTCAAGACGCTGCGCACCCGCTTTGCCGCGTTCCCGGTGCGCATCGACATGGTCAGCCGGTTCAGGACGAAGGCGGAGCAGGCCGAGTCGTTGAAGAACCTGCGCGAAGGCAAGCTGGACATCCTCGTCGGGACGCACCGGCTGCTGGCCAAGGATGTCGAGTTCCGCGATCTCGGGTTGCTCATCGTCGATGAGGAGCAGCGCTTTGGCGTGACGCACAAGGAGCGCATCAAGCAGATGCGCAAGAAGGTGGACGTGCTGACGATGAGCGCGACGCCGATCCCGCGGACGCTGAACATGTCGCTGGTCGGCATCCGCGACATGTCGGTCATCGAGACCGCGCCGCACGATCGCCAGGCCGTGCAGACGGCGGTGCTGCCCTTCGATCCGCAGATCATCGGCGCGGCAATCGCCAAGGAGCTCGAGCGCGGCGGGCAGGTCTACTTCGTGCACAACCGCGTCGAGTCGATTCACTCGATGGCCGGCCTGCTGCAGCGCGTCGCGCCCGACGCGCGAATCGGCATCGGGCACGGCCAGATGGGGGAGGAGGCGCTCGAGAAGGTCATGGTCGACTTCATCGAGCGCCGCTACGACATCCTGCTGGCGACGACGATCATCGAGAACGGGCTCGACATCCCGAACGCCAACACGATGATCATCAACCGCGCCGACCGCTACGGCCTCGGGCAGCTCTATCAGCTGCGCGGGCGGGTCGGCCGGTCCGATCGGCGCGCGTACGCCTACCTGCTCATCCCACCCGTCGACTCGCTGTCGGAGGTCGCGCGCAAGCGCCTCGCAGCGATCAAGGAGTTCAGCGCGCTCGGCAGCGGCTTCCGCATCGCCGCCCTCGACCTCGAGATCCGCGGCGCCGGCAACCTGCTCGGCGGCGAGCAGAGCGGCCACATCGAGGCCATCGGCTTCGAGATGTACACCAAGCTGCTCGAGGAGACGATCCGCGAGCTGAAGGGCGAGGATCTCGAGGACGACCGCCGCGCCACCGTCAACCTCGGCGTCGAGTTCCGCATCGACGAGGGCTACATCCCCGACACCAACCAGCGCCTCGGCATCTACCGCCAGGTGGCGCAGGCGCGCACCGACGCCGACATCGACAAGGTGCTCGACGACGTGCGCGATCGGTATGGTCCGGTACCGGAATCGGTGCTCAGCCTCGCCGACCACGCACGCATCCGGGTGATGGCCGATCACCTCAAGCTCGATGCCATCGAGCGCGAGGGCAAGACGATCGTCTTCAAGTTCCGCGACGGCGCGCGCGTCGAGCCACAGCGAGTGATGGCCGTCGTCAATCGCCGCGTCGACCTGCGCGTGGTGCCGCCGGGCCACCTCAAGCTCGATCTCGCCCCGCCCGAGATCGCACCGAGCCTGGGTAGGGCCGCGTCTCCCTTCGACTCCGCTCAGGGCAAGCCGACCGGGCCGCCTGCTGCCCCGATACCCGGCCGACCCGGAGGCCCGCTTGTCCGCCGTAGCCTTGGCGGAGGCGGAACCACCCACGGCCCCGTCGCGAAGGGCCGCGGCCCGTCGTGGTGGACCGTGCGCGCGACGGCCGGCGAGGTGGCCCCCGGCTTCACCAAGGCGGAGGTCCTCAAGCCGATGCCTGAGGACCCGCGGGCTCCCGACGGCCTGTTCGCCCGCATCGTCGGCGTGATGAAGGAACTGAGCGACGACCTCAGGTAG
- the rfaE2 gene encoding D-glycero-beta-D-manno-heptose 1-phosphate adenylyltransferase, with translation MTRVDGQVGRVVSREACVAQVRAWQADGRTVVFTNGVFDILHPGHVRYLAAARAEGDHLVVGVNTDDTVRAAKGADRPVHPAAERAELLAALKVVDLVTIFPEPTPAALIDAVQPDVLVKGADWPLDQIVGRETVWARGGRVVRVPTEEGHSTTSIIRKIAGPATGE, from the coding sequence ATGACGCGGGTTGACGGGCAGGTGGGGCGCGTCGTGAGCCGGGAGGCGTGCGTCGCGCAGGTGCGGGCCTGGCAGGCCGACGGCCGGACGGTCGTCTTCACCAACGGCGTCTTCGACATCCTGCACCCGGGCCACGTGCGCTACCTGGCGGCGGCGCGCGCCGAGGGCGATCACCTGGTGGTGGGCGTCAACACCGACGACACGGTGCGGGCCGCCAAGGGTGCCGACCGCCCCGTGCACCCGGCCGCCGAGCGCGCCGAGTTGCTCGCGGCGCTGAAGGTGGTCGACCTCGTCACCATCTTCCCGGAGCCGACGCCAGCCGCGCTCATCGACGCCGTGCAGCCCGACGTGCTGGTGAAGGGCGCCGACTGGCCGCTCGATCAGATCGTCGGGCGCGAGACCGTGTGGGCCCGCGGCGGGCGCGTCGTGCGCGTGCCCACCGAAGAGGGCCACTCCACGACCAGCATCATCAGGAAGATCGCCGGCCCCGCGACCGGCGAGTAG
- a CDS encoding amidohydrolase family protein: MNRREWLQRTGAVVGAAVSTGGASAGAWSSADDHDLYETQEAAARPDASLKLVDYQPKSMLHVPVTTVEKAAFPVIDMHTHLAVRANAQANGRQSRRAVPTADLLKVMDARNIRTMVNLTGSYGERLVNNIAGLDKAHPGRFLTFTEPGWTEAQRPDYGKWQADELAKSKAAGAMGIKVLKTLGLFLRDKDASGKDGALVKVDDPRFDPLWEQAGALGLPVAIHVGDPEAFFLPTDKYNERYEELANHPDWSFHGKDFPSFKAVLEARDRVFARHPKTTFVALHVGHWAENLPAVGEMLDRFPNVHIEIGARIGELGRQPRQSRKFFDKYQDRIMFGTDAVPNGTETPQQIFGLDLYQIYYRFLQTEDEYFDYAPAPVPPQGRWQIYGLGLPEPILKKVYQANALRVLPSHPAP; this comes from the coding sequence GTGAATCGACGTGAGTGGTTGCAGAGGACCGGCGCGGTGGTGGGCGCCGCGGTGTCGACGGGTGGGGCGAGCGCAGGGGCCTGGTCGTCGGCTGACGATCACGACCTGTACGAGACGCAGGAGGCAGCGGCCAGGCCGGATGCCTCCCTGAAGCTGGTGGACTACCAGCCGAAGAGCATGCTGCACGTGCCGGTGACCACGGTCGAGAAGGCCGCGTTCCCGGTGATCGACATGCACACGCACCTGGCGGTGCGGGCCAATGCGCAGGCCAACGGGCGGCAGTCGCGCCGCGCGGTGCCGACGGCCGACCTGCTGAAGGTCATGGACGCGCGCAACATCCGCACGATGGTGAACCTCACGGGCAGCTATGGCGAGCGCCTCGTGAACAACATCGCCGGCCTCGACAAGGCGCACCCGGGTCGCTTCCTCACGTTCACCGAACCGGGCTGGACGGAGGCGCAGCGGCCCGACTACGGCAAGTGGCAGGCCGACGAGCTCGCGAAGTCGAAGGCGGCCGGCGCGATGGGCATCAAGGTGCTCAAGACGCTCGGGCTGTTCCTGCGCGACAAGGACGCGAGCGGCAAGGACGGCGCGCTCGTGAAGGTGGACGACCCGCGCTTCGATCCACTGTGGGAGCAGGCCGGCGCCCTCGGGCTGCCGGTGGCGATTCACGTCGGCGATCCGGAGGCCTTCTTCCTGCCGACCGACAAGTACAACGAGCGGTACGAGGAACTGGCCAACCACCCGGACTGGTCGTTCCACGGAAAGGACTTCCCGTCCTTCAAGGCGGTGCTCGAGGCTCGCGATCGCGTGTTCGCGCGGCACCCGAAGACGACGTTCGTGGCGCTGCACGTCGGGCACTGGGCCGAGAACCTGCCCGCCGTCGGCGAGATGCTCGACCGCTTCCCCAACGTGCACATCGAGATCGGCGCACGCATCGGCGAACTCGGGCGGCAGCCGCGGCAGTCGCGCAAGTTCTTCGACAAGTACCAGGACCGCATCATGTTCGGCACCGACGCGGTGCCCAACGGCACCGAGACGCCGCAGCAGATCTTCGGCCTCGACCTGTACCAGATCTATTACCGGTTCCTGCAGACCGAGGACGAGTACTTCGACTACGCGCCGGCGCCGGTGCCACCGCAGGGCCGCTGGCAGATCTACGGCCTCGGCCTGCCGGAGCCGATCCTCAAGAAGGTCTACCAGGCCAACGCGCTGCGCGTGCTGCCATCGCACCCGGCGCCGTAG